A genomic region of Alicyclobacillus sp. SO9 contains the following coding sequences:
- a CDS encoding IS110 family transposase, with product MQDNTKYVGLDTSKDTIAIAVADAGRDAPRSWGVIPNTPEAIRKLIRKLGQPEDLDVCYEAGPLGYGLQRMLTQMGVKCSVIAPSLIPSRPGDRVKTDRRDAIKLAHLHRAGELTAVYVPNEDDEALRDLVRCREDAKEDLLRARQRMSKFLLRHDLTSPAKMTKWKSKYMAWLQQLKFSNRALQQTHQEYLHAIIVIAQRIERLEKEIHELAMKSPHKPVIQALQTLRGVKELTAVTLVVEVGDFRRFTTARQFMGYTGLIPSESSSGPVRRQGKVTKTGNTHLRRVLVEAAWSYRYRPALRGTFESDRKGSPLLCKVSLGKPRTAYIVNTFDCSLEVSLVPKPSLHLPES from the coding sequence ATGCAGGATAACACAAAATATGTTGGTTTAGACACGTCCAAAGATACGATTGCTATTGCTGTTGCCGACGCCGGCAGAGATGCACCAAGGTCATGGGGGGTTATTCCTAACACACCGGAAGCAATTCGAAAACTCATTCGGAAGTTGGGTCAACCTGAGGATTTGGATGTCTGTTATGAAGCGGGTCCCTTAGGATATGGACTCCAGAGAATGCTTACCCAAATGGGTGTAAAGTGTTCTGTTATCGCCCCGTCTCTCATTCCGTCACGACCTGGAGATCGAGTGAAGACAGACCGTCGAGATGCAATCAAGCTGGCACATCTACACCGAGCAGGGGAGCTCACAGCGGTATACGTCCCGAACGAAGACGATGAGGCACTGCGAGATCTAGTGCGCTGTAGAGAAGATGCAAAAGAGGACTTACTAAGAGCAAGACAGCGCATGAGTAAGTTTCTTCTTCGTCATGACTTAACATCCCCTGCCAAGATGACAAAGTGGAAGAGCAAATATATGGCTTGGCTACAGCAGTTAAAGTTTTCGAACCGAGCTCTACAACAGACACATCAAGAATATCTACATGCAATTATTGTAATTGCACAACGAATTGAACGCTTGGAAAAAGAAATTCACGAACTGGCTATGAAAAGCCCACACAAGCCAGTCATTCAAGCACTACAAACACTCCGTGGTGTAAAAGAGCTTACGGCAGTGACCTTAGTTGTAGAGGTTGGAGACTTCCGTCGCTTTACGACTGCCCGTCAATTCATGGGATATACAGGATTAATACCGAGTGAATCATCGAGCGGCCCTGTGCGACGTCAAGGGAAAGTTACAAAGACAGGAAATACCCACCTAAGAAGAGTACTCGTCGAAGCGGCTTGGAGCTATCGCTATAGACCTGCATTGAGGGGGACATTCGAAAGCGACAGGAAGGGCAGTCCCCTTCTGTGCAAAGTATCTCTTGGAAAGCCCAGGACCGCTTACATCGTAAATACCTTCGATTGCTCTCTCGAGGTAAGCCTAGTACCAAAGCCATCGTTGCACTTGCCCGAGAGTTAG
- a CDS encoding DUF1146 family protein, translated as MLQSNLIVSNVSGAIDGMIFIITFLIGIYITYRALGSLKWDRFMFDPIGSNIRLLRFLFALLGGFVLGLAAAAYVFAVQLVQIMF; from the coding sequence ATGCTGCAATCCAATCTCATCGTCTCCAACGTATCCGGCGCCATCGACGGAATGATTTTCATCATCACTTTTCTTATTGGTATATATATCACCTACCGGGCCCTCGGTTCTCTTAAATGGGACAGATTTATGTTCGATCCCATTGGCTCCAACATTCGTCTCCTCCGCTTCCTGTTTGCCCTGCTGGGAGGATTCGTGCTGGGTTTGGCAGCCGCCGCCTACGTGTTTGCCGTTCAGTTGGTCCAAATCATGTTCTAG
- a CDS encoding NADH-quinone oxidoreductase subunit N: MTNMLHQPYWSTMGPLLVIVITAFVVMILEFLFRNGSRRWLTLISLLGVVVAFVPAIQHFSVPYNPKSSFLLNTIIADGMSSVFTILILLTAFLVLLFTLDYTGHKKIAAEHTYLLLFAVAGALTMATAYDLIALYVGLELLSVSSYVLVAVRKQSVRAVEGGIKYLIMGSIGSATLLYGMSFIYGLTGTTDLVQLASQMGPSLFGNYGPIVVLSFVLMLMGMGFKLSLVPFHMWTPDAYDGAASPVSAFLATLAKSAAFVMLLRILLFGFFKVAPHMFFWAAILAAVTMFVGNIVALPQRNMKRLLAFSSVAQAGYIFIPFALIGTASQLDWNGLFSSIAFYLFAYTFMTVGAFAVVSVVSRNRGSVDDEALVGLYKRSPWLAGALTIFVLSLAGMPLTAGFLGKFYIFTETLHLHYLWLGIVLFGTSVISFYYYLGWLRKVYHRDSEGVAVARIPVGGVMTTLLGLCIAGTLVLGLAPDLLMYPLQHFAQWP; this comes from the coding sequence ATGACAAATATGCTCCATCAACCCTACTGGTCGACCATGGGCCCCTTGTTGGTAATTGTCATAACGGCGTTTGTCGTCATGATTTTGGAGTTTCTGTTTCGCAACGGTTCGCGGCGCTGGCTGACGCTCATCTCCCTGCTGGGTGTCGTCGTGGCCTTTGTGCCAGCCATACAGCACTTTAGCGTGCCTTATAATCCAAAAAGCAGTTTTCTGCTGAATACAATCATCGCGGATGGCATGTCCAGTGTCTTTACCATCCTGATATTGCTTACTGCATTCCTTGTCCTCCTGTTTACACTTGACTATACGGGACACAAGAAGATTGCGGCAGAACACACTTATCTCTTGCTGTTTGCTGTGGCAGGTGCCCTGACCATGGCAACCGCATACGATTTAATTGCACTCTATGTAGGACTGGAACTCTTGTCCGTTTCAAGCTACGTACTCGTTGCAGTAAGAAAGCAGTCCGTCAGAGCAGTGGAAGGCGGTATCAAGTATCTCATTATGGGATCGATTGGTTCTGCCACACTCCTGTACGGCATGTCCTTTATCTACGGATTGACCGGAACGACCGACTTAGTGCAGTTGGCATCACAAATGGGCCCCTCCTTATTCGGCAACTACGGACCCATCGTCGTCCTGTCCTTTGTGTTGATGCTAATGGGCATGGGATTCAAACTTTCCCTCGTTCCCTTTCACATGTGGACGCCCGATGCCTATGACGGGGCAGCATCCCCTGTTAGCGCATTTTTAGCCACACTTGCGAAATCAGCAGCATTTGTCATGCTGCTTCGCATTCTGCTATTTGGATTCTTCAAGGTTGCGCCGCATATGTTCTTCTGGGCAGCAATCCTTGCCGCTGTAACCATGTTTGTAGGAAACATTGTGGCTCTGCCGCAACGAAACATGAAACGACTGTTGGCATTCTCCAGTGTTGCCCAAGCCGGCTACATTTTCATTCCATTCGCTTTGATTGGCACCGCCTCTCAGCTCGATTGGAACGGCCTGTTTAGCAGCATTGCGTTTTATCTGTTCGCATACACCTTTATGACTGTCGGTGCCTTCGCAGTGGTTTCTGTGGTGTCGCGCAATCGCGGCTCCGTTGATGATGAGGCTTTGGTGGGCTTGTACAAGCGATCACCTTGGCTGGCCGGAGCACTGACCATATTCGTTCTGTCTCTCGCCGGTATGCCTCTGACCGCAGGCTTCCTTGGTAAGTTTTACATCTTTACGGAAACCCTGCACTTGCACTACCTCTGGCTCGGCATTGTCCTGTTCGGAACCAGTGTCATTTCGTTCTACTACTACCTCGGCTGGCTGCGAAAGGTTTACCACCGTGACAGCGAAGGCGTAGCAGTAGCACGCATCCCAGTCGGAGGCGTTATGACCACCCTGTTAGGGCTCTGTATCGCAGGCACACTGGTGCTCGGACTCGCACCAGATTTACTCATGTATCCGCTGCAGCACTTTGCGCAGTGGCCCTAG
- a CDS encoding NuoM family protein, which translates to MGLVSWIVAAPLLAAALILILPKLAPGMYRGLAWLGTVVAFILTFVAWGQFSFTTKGAQLVSGLHTWFTLPFMWQGKGLSIGLLFGVDGLSLPLVTLTVFVALLALMAKNHAGQHEKSYYLWMQLAVAGVLGVFTAQGLFAFLLGLELSLFSTFFLIFLFGGENRRPVAFKFLIYRGFATVALLVVFIALAYGTAGALSAQAHTGTLTFSIPALTAAAAKHASWFAGGWRSALFIVLLLGVFIEEAFVPLHTWLPDAHEQADTPTNMLLGGILTKTGAYVLLRIGVGMMHDQVHHFGMLIAILGIINILYGAFAAWAAKGWRRLIAFGGISHMGIVLLGIAALNAAGLQGAMFMIVSSGLLTAMLFLLTGSIEERTTTSNMDDLGGLSKTMPRISGFLLFAALGSLGLPLTSGFISEIQAFIGGFAQFPAVSFVGIGGIILSAVYLLYAIQRTTFGPLRRAYGRLSDATVSELVPTVVLTALVLVIGVYPHVIGQFFGLSVKTLLGIGG; encoded by the coding sequence ATGGGTCTTGTATCATGGATTGTAGCAGCCCCCCTCTTGGCTGCGGCGCTGATACTCATCCTTCCGAAACTCGCGCCGGGTATGTATCGCGGACTGGCGTGGCTTGGTACGGTCGTTGCATTCATTCTCACCTTTGTGGCTTGGGGTCAATTTAGCTTCACTACCAAGGGAGCGCAACTGGTCAGCGGGTTGCACACATGGTTTACTCTCCCGTTTATGTGGCAGGGTAAAGGGCTTAGTATCGGACTGTTGTTTGGTGTAGACGGCCTGTCGCTGCCTCTGGTGACATTGACAGTGTTTGTAGCACTGTTGGCTCTCATGGCAAAGAACCACGCTGGACAACACGAGAAAAGCTATTATTTGTGGATGCAGTTGGCAGTGGCCGGTGTGCTCGGAGTCTTTACAGCTCAAGGGCTGTTTGCCTTTCTGCTGGGACTTGAATTGTCGCTGTTTTCCACGTTCTTTCTCATCTTTCTCTTTGGCGGCGAAAATCGCCGACCTGTCGCTTTCAAGTTTCTTATCTATCGCGGATTCGCCACAGTGGCTTTACTGGTTGTCTTCATTGCACTCGCCTACGGAACAGCGGGTGCTCTGTCTGCACAAGCTCACACTGGCACACTGACCTTCAGTATTCCGGCACTGACGGCTGCAGCTGCCAAGCACGCCTCCTGGTTTGCAGGCGGCTGGCGTTCAGCACTGTTCATCGTCTTGTTGCTCGGTGTTTTCATCGAAGAGGCTTTCGTGCCCCTTCACACCTGGTTGCCCGACGCACATGAACAGGCCGATACGCCCACAAATATGTTGCTTGGCGGAATCCTGACAAAGACAGGCGCCTATGTTCTCCTTCGAATCGGTGTTGGGATGATGCACGATCAAGTTCACCACTTCGGCATGCTCATCGCCATTCTCGGGATTATCAACATTCTCTACGGCGCATTTGCAGCCTGGGCGGCAAAAGGTTGGCGTCGGCTGATTGCTTTCGGCGGAATTAGTCACATGGGCATTGTACTGCTCGGAATAGCTGCACTGAATGCCGCCGGTCTGCAAGGGGCAATGTTCATGATTGTCTCATCAGGTCTGTTAACGGCCATGCTGTTCTTGCTGACTGGAAGCATCGAAGAGCGTACCACCACTTCAAACATGGACGATCTCGGCGGGCTCTCCAAAACGATGCCCCGCATTTCCGGATTCCTCCTGTTTGCAGCGCTTGGCTCGCTCGGCTTGCCTCTAACCAGCGGCTTCATCAGTGAGATTCAGGCGTTTATAGGCGGTTTCGCCCAGTTTCCGGCGGTGTCCTTCGTCGGCATCGGCGGTATCATCTTGTCTGCGGTGTACCTGCTCTATGCAATTCAAAGAACTACATTCGGCCCGTTGCGGAGAGCCTACGGTAGGTTAAGTGATGCGACCGTATCGGAGTTGGTGCCGACGGTTGTCCTCACTGCGTTGGTGCTGGTCATTGGTGTTTACCCGCATGTCATTGGGCAATTCTTTGGCCTATCGGTCAAAACGCTACTCGGGATAGGGGGTTAA